One window from the genome of Diabrotica virgifera virgifera chromosome 6, PGI_DIABVI_V3a encodes:
- the LOC126886518 gene encoding uncharacterized protein LOC126886518 encodes MNKSEQVMLKVWERKVLRKIFGGKIWNGMWIRRPNVELERMYGEPNIVGIVKSQRLRWLGHIQRMPNTRLPKKILTGGIGGKKKKGRPKTRWKKDVEKDIEELKITNWKNKAANRRDWKGIVNQAMGLLGLES; translated from the coding sequence atgaacaaatccgagcaagtcatgcttaaagtatgggaaagaaaagtcctaagaaaaatatttggcggaaagatatggaatggaatgtggataagaagaccaaatgtggaattggagaggatgtatggtgaaccaaacatagtagggatcgtaaaatcacaaagactgagatggttgggacatatccaaaggatgccaaacacgagacttcccaaaaaaatactaacgggaggaataggaggaaagaagaagaaaggtagaccgaaaaccagatggaagaaagatgttgaaaaagacatagaagaactgaaaatcacaaattggaaaaataaagcagcaaataggagagattggaaaggaatagtaaaccaagccatgggccttctaggcctggagagctaa